The Vicia villosa cultivar HV-30 ecotype Madison, WI linkage group LG1, Vvil1.0, whole genome shotgun sequence genome includes a region encoding these proteins:
- the LOC131618240 gene encoding uncharacterized protein LOC131618240, whose protein sequence is MLLFRSIQDYMFDENVCLLLRAKWFKPLAVEERPVVEEDIYEIKDYYYQYEEADDDLDDNEDYYGASANVRLGNRRWGDNGFVRAGRQEARPVHRPSFQDSGASSSREPKKKEQESPKVMTGRRAKRALKREAANKAAEVKHQKHLDRLGRN, encoded by the exons ATGTTACTCTTTAGAAG TATTCAAGATTACATGTTCGATGAAAATGTTTGCCTCCTACTTCGGGCCAAGTGGTTCAAGCCTTTAGCTGTTGAAGAGCGTCCAGTTGTTGAAGAAGATATCTATGAGATAAAAGACTATTATTATCAGTatgaagaagctgatgatgatCTAGATGACAATGAGGATTACTATGGTGCTTCAGCAAATGTCCGGCTTGGCAACCGTAGATGGGGAGACAACGGTTTTGTAAGGGCTGGGCGTCAAGAAGCTCGGCCGGTCCATCGACCAAGCTTCCAGGATTCAGGAGCAAGTTCATCGCGTGagccaaagaagaaagaacaagagTCTCCAAAAGTTATGACAGGAAGACGGGCAAAGAGGGCACTAAAAAGGGAAGCTGCTAATAAGGCAGCTGAAGTGAAGCACCAGAAGCATTTGGATAGGTTGGGTAGGAACTAG